The following coding sequences are from one Lysobacterales bacterium window:
- a CDS encoding sigma-70 family RNA polymerase sigma factor, which translates to MDPAREPQSVIDADAPRSADQLFVEVYDRLKAMAGRRLAAGPRGTLDTTGLVHELYLRMNAGERLRFSHPAQFFTYAARAMRHLLTDRARARLSQRAGGEWLQVTLTGSDPDLAITSAEQALALDEGLQRLEREDPRAAQVVELLYFGGLTLEEVARTLDVARRTVDRDWRWARAFLKAELD; encoded by the coding sequence ATGGATCCAGCCAGGGAACCGCAGTCCGTGATCGATGCCGATGCGCCGCGCTCGGCCGACCAGCTGTTCGTCGAGGTCTACGATCGCCTGAAGGCGATGGCCGGCCGCCGCCTGGCCGCCGGTCCCCGCGGCACCCTGGACACCACCGGCCTGGTCCACGAGCTCTACCTGCGCATGAATGCCGGCGAGCGCCTGCGCTTCAGCCATCCCGCCCAGTTCTTCACCTATGCAGCGCGCGCCATGCGCCACCTGCTCACCGACCGGGCACGGGCCCGGCTCAGCCAGCGCGCCGGCGGCGAATGGCTGCAGGTCACCCTGACCGGCAGCGATCCGGACCTGGCGATCACCAGCGCCGAGCAGGCCCTGGCGCTGGACGAGGGCCTGCAGCGTCTGGAGCGGGAGGATCCCCGGGCCGCCCAGGTGGTGGAACTGCTCTATTTCGGCGGCCTGACCCTGGAGGAAGTGGCGCGCACGCTCGACGTGGCGCGGCGCACCGTCGACCGCGACTGGCGCTGGGCGCGGGCCTTCCTGAAGGCGGAGCTGGATTGA
- a CDS encoding diguanylate cyclase, with translation MVEALRAFYCDVVGLSVGPRPSFRRFGYWLYAGPKDVLHLTESSADERRAVSVRSTFDHVAFSCVDSAAYEARLQSAGIAYESDIVPGTGQVQLFFSDPAGNGVELNFSAS, from the coding sequence CTGGTCGAGGCGCTGCGCGCGTTCTACTGCGATGTTGTTGGCCTGTCCGTAGGCCCGCGCCCGTCCTTTCGCAGGTTCGGCTACTGGCTCTACGCCGGCCCCAAGGACGTGCTTCATCTCACCGAGTCATCCGCGGATGAGCGGCGCGCTGTCTCTGTGCGATCCACGTTCGATCATGTCGCGTTTTCCTGCGTCGACTCCGCAGCCTACGAGGCGCGGTTGCAGTCCGCTGGCATCGCGTACGAGTCCGACATCGTTCCAGGTACCGGCCAGGTGCAGCTTTTCTTCAGCGATCCAGCCGGCAATGGCGTCGAGCTCAACTTTTCAGCGAGCTGA
- a CDS encoding BrnA antitoxin family protein: protein MKSASSRSAKRPAVKRKSSSPQSKTDWARLKSKTAASVAPEHPEANIRNIMRGVVRRGLKPQPPKTAISLRVEQDVLEWFKAQGPGYQTRINAVLRAFRDASV from the coding sequence ATGAAATCCGCATCATCTCGTTCCGCCAAGCGACCCGCCGTGAAGCGCAAATCTTCTTCGCCGCAGTCAAAGACTGACTGGGCCCGGCTCAAGTCCAAAACAGCAGCGTCAGTTGCCCCCGAACATCCGGAGGCTAACATCCGTAACATCATGCGCGGCGTCGTTCGCCGCGGCCTCAAGCCGCAGCCGCCCAAGACGGCTATTTCTCTGCGCGTTGAGCAAGACGTTCTTGAGTGGTTCAAGGCTCAGGGTCCTGGATATCAGACACGTATCAATGCGGTGCTTCGTGCTTTCCGCGATGCATCGGTCTAA
- a CDS encoding TrkA family potassium uptake protein: MKNSDSVVVIGLGRFGGSVAQSLYRLGHEVLGIDENLALVQRWSSRLTHVVQADSTSNEALRELGIADFRHAVVGIGSDLEASVLTVLALHEIGVRDIWAKATSEKHGRILERTGAHHVVYPEAAMGERVAHLVTGKMIDFIEFDDGFAIVKTRAPVEAQNRTLADSGLRTKHGVTVVGIKRPREDFTYARPETLVQAGDLLIVSGPTEKVEKFASLT; this comes from the coding sequence ATGAAGAACAGCGACAGCGTGGTGGTGATCGGCCTGGGCCGCTTCGGCGGTTCGGTGGCGCAGTCGCTGTACCGGCTGGGCCATGAGGTGCTGGGCATCGACGAGAACCTCGCCCTGGTGCAACGCTGGTCCAGCCGGCTGACCCACGTGGTGCAGGCCGACTCGACCAGCAACGAGGCCCTGCGCGAGCTCGGCATCGCCGACTTCCGCCACGCGGTGGTCGGCATCGGCAGCGACCTGGAGGCCAGCGTGCTGACCGTGCTGGCCCTGCACGAGATCGGCGTGCGCGACATCTGGGCCAAGGCCACCAGCGAGAAGCACGGCCGCATCCTGGAGCGCACCGGCGCCCACCACGTGGTCTATCCGGAGGCGGCGATGGGCGAGCGCGTCGCCCACCTGGTGACCGGCAAGATGATCGACTTCATCGAGTTCGACGACGGCTTTGCGATCGTCAAGACGCGCGCCCCGGTCGAGGCGCAGAACCGCACCCTGGCCGATTCCGGGTTGCGCACCAAGCACGGTGTCACCGTGGTCGGCATCAAGCGCCCACGCGAGGACTTCACCTATGCGCGGCCGGAGACCCTGGTCCAGGCCGGCGACCTGCTGATCGTCTCCGGGCCGACCGAGAAGGTCGAGAAGTTCGCTTCGCTGACGTAG
- a CDS encoding serine/threonine protein kinase, producing the protein MERDSRPPLRELFEAAIALPKGERDAFVASRCSDPADRTRLLRLLAADEAADALPRRAAPDLAGDIGESAEDMAWQPGQTVGPYRLGELLGSGGSAEVFHAWREFDGARQEVALKLLRRSLVSPEARRLFRRERQALAALSHPDIAHLVDGGVSEGGQAYLAMEYVDGVPITRFAQARSLPLAPRLRLMIRVCRAVAVAHRNLIVHRDLKPANILVTAEGQVKLLDFGIAKLLDDELLDGEQATRTGWAALTPGYAAPEQYAGGPVTTATDVHALGVVLHELLSGERPAVRSGAPAASEPAAPGPGDTTRPRAVARAEMRGDLGNVIRKAMADEPGRRYASAAELADDLERYLRAEPVRAHPPSAWYRTRKFVQRHRGGVALSAAFAIGVLASLGVALWQAQQARQQAQLAQREAARANAVRDFLESMFRPVRQGIAEGRQPTVVELVARGVEALDEQAGLAPPQRVDLLMMFARLHANIGETARARELAIAADTLAGESLDPLHPAAVGALALRGIRQVRDGETEAGAVLLEEAATRARRIDDPVLIAVLDTQAVAATDLGDAGTALQHAREALALRLRHYGPDDERMAAGYNNLAYGLVGVGRFDEAVEAYRQTWEIDRRFRPEHSYDVLYALSNWAWALHQAGRVREARALLAQAEEGFPTLGGRARMGHVLNSQKLCGIDIAWGLPADAEASCRRMLAVTHEMTGGTGLFMGYALRMEAQRLLELGRPDEAAAMLDGAAAQLSDSPSHARGRAGVALVQAQLAWLAGEPGPARTRARAALEDGAVHRQANMEALPARSLLLLACIDAPLEPPCPGLAGELADALAHLSWPGDPRALPARTALARRALSQGDPDQAAALARTAIEQVAAELDPAQAQVLTARAWLAAALAEGGDCVTARTVRADIADAARQAGNAGSPWLQEADRYWRQRGLCP; encoded by the coding sequence GTGGAACGGGACAGCCGACCGCCGCTGCGTGAACTGTTCGAGGCCGCAATCGCCCTGCCGAAGGGCGAGCGCGACGCCTTCGTGGCAAGCCGTTGTTCCGATCCGGCCGATCGCACCCGCCTGCTGCGCCTGCTCGCCGCCGACGAGGCCGCCGACGCGCTGCCCCGGCGCGCGGCACCGGACCTCGCCGGCGATATCGGCGAGTCCGCCGAGGACATGGCCTGGCAACCCGGCCAGACGGTCGGCCCGTACCGACTCGGCGAGCTGCTCGGCTCAGGCGGCTCCGCGGAGGTGTTCCACGCCTGGCGCGAGTTCGATGGCGCCCGCCAGGAGGTGGCGCTGAAGCTGCTGCGGCGCAGCCTGGTGTCGCCGGAGGCGCGCCGCCTGTTCAGGCGCGAGCGCCAGGCCCTGGCCGCGCTGTCGCATCCGGACATCGCGCACCTGGTCGATGGCGGCGTGTCCGAGGGCGGCCAGGCCTACCTGGCCATGGAGTACGTCGACGGCGTGCCGATCACCCGCTTCGCGCAGGCGCGCTCGCTGCCCCTGGCGCCGCGCTTGCGCCTGATGATCCGGGTCTGCCGGGCGGTGGCGGTGGCGCACCGCAACCTGATCGTGCATCGCGACCTGAAGCCGGCCAACATCCTGGTGACCGCCGAGGGCCAGGTGAAGCTGCTCGACTTCGGCATCGCCAAGCTGCTCGACGACGAGCTGCTGGACGGCGAACAGGCGACCCGTACCGGCTGGGCCGCCCTGACCCCCGGCTATGCCGCGCCGGAACAGTACGCAGGCGGTCCGGTGACCACCGCCACCGATGTCCACGCGCTTGGCGTGGTGCTGCACGAGCTGTTGTCCGGTGAGCGGCCGGCCGTGCGGTCGGGCGCCCCCGCCGCGTCGGAGCCGGCAGCGCCCGGGCCCGGCGACACCACCCGCCCGCGCGCCGTCGCGAGGGCCGAGATGCGTGGCGATCTCGGCAACGTGATCCGCAAGGCGATGGCCGACGAGCCCGGGCGGCGCTACGCCAGCGCCGCCGAACTCGCTGACGACCTGGAGCGCTATCTGCGCGCCGAACCGGTGCGCGCCCACCCGCCCTCGGCATGGTACCGGACGCGCAAGTTCGTGCAGCGCCATCGTGGCGGCGTGGCCCTGTCCGCGGCCTTCGCCATCGGCGTGCTGGCCAGTCTGGGCGTGGCGCTGTGGCAGGCGCAGCAGGCGCGCCAGCAGGCCCAGCTGGCGCAGCGTGAGGCGGCCCGTGCCAATGCGGTGCGCGATTTCCTGGAGTCGATGTTCCGGCCGGTGCGGCAGGGCATCGCCGAGGGTCGGCAGCCGACCGTGGTCGAGCTGGTCGCGCGCGGCGTCGAGGCGCTGGACGAGCAGGCCGGCCTGGCGCCACCGCAGCGCGTCGACCTGCTGATGATGTTCGCCCGGCTGCACGCCAACATCGGCGAGACCGCCCGCGCCCGCGAACTGGCCATCGCCGCGGATACGCTGGCCGGCGAATCCCTCGACCCCCTGCATCCGGCCGCGGTCGGCGCACTGGCGCTGCGCGGCATCCGCCAGGTGCGCGATGGCGAGACCGAGGCCGGCGCCGTACTGCTCGAAGAGGCGGCAACGCGCGCCCGGCGCATCGACGACCCGGTGCTGATCGCGGTCCTGGACACCCAGGCGGTCGCCGCCACCGATCTGGGCGACGCCGGGACCGCGCTGCAGCACGCGCGCGAGGCCCTGGCGCTGCGCCTGCGCCACTACGGCCCGGATGATGAGCGCATGGCCGCCGGTTACAACAACCTGGCCTACGGGCTGGTCGGCGTCGGCCGCTTCGACGAGGCGGTGGAGGCCTATCGGCAGACCTGGGAGATCGACCGCCGCTTCCGGCCCGAGCACAGCTACGACGTGCTCTATGCGCTGTCGAACTGGGCATGGGCGTTGCACCAGGCCGGGCGGGTGCGCGAGGCGCGCGCGCTGCTGGCCCAGGCCGAGGAGGGCTTCCCCACGCTCGGCGGACGGGCCCGCATGGGCCATGTGCTCAACAGCCAGAAGCTGTGCGGCATCGACATCGCCTGGGGCCTTCCGGCGGACGCCGAGGCGTCCTGCCGTCGCATGCTGGCGGTGACCCACGAGATGACCGGCGGTACCGGACTGTTCATGGGCTACGCCCTGCGCATGGAGGCGCAGCGGCTGCTCGAGCTGGGTCGGCCGGACGAAGCCGCGGCGATGCTGGACGGGGCGGCGGCGCAGCTGTCGGACAGTCCCAGCCATGCCCGGGGACGTGCCGGTGTGGCGCTGGTGCAGGCCCAGCTCGCCTGGCTGGCCGGCGAGCCCGGCCCGGCGCGGACCCGCGCCCGTGCGGCGCTCGAGGACGGCGCCGTTCACCGCCAGGCAAACATGGAGGCCTTGCCGGCACGCAGCCTCCTGTTGCTGGCCTGCATCGACGCGCCGCTGGAACCGCCCTGCCCGGGCCTGGCCGGCGAACTCGCCGATGCGCTTGCGCATCTGTCCTGGCCCGGCGATCCGCGTGCCCTGCCGGCGCGCACGGCGCTGGCGCGCCGGGCTCTCAGCCAGGGCGATCCTGACCAGGCCGCAGCGCTCGCCCGGACGGCGATCGAGCAGGTCGCCGCCGAACTGGATCCGGCCCAGGCCCAGGTCCTGACCGCCCGCGCCTGGCTGGCGGCGGCGCTGGCCGAAGGCGGCGACTGCGTCACGGCACGGACCGTTCGTGCCGACATCGCCGATGCCGCTCGACAGGCAGGCAACGCCGGTTCGCCCTGGCTGCAGGAAGCCGACCGGTATTGGCGGCAACGGGGGTTGTGTCCGTAG
- a CDS encoding DMT family protein, whose product MASLHAHLTPIALLLVSNVFMTFAWYGHLKYKAAPLLLVVLASWLIALPEYLLAVPANRLGHSVYSAVELKTLQEVITLVVFMAFSVLYLGEALRWNHVAGFATIAFGAWLVFRG is encoded by the coding sequence ATGGCCAGCCTGCATGCCCACCTGACGCCGATCGCCCTGCTGCTGGTCTCCAACGTCTTCATGACCTTCGCCTGGTACGGGCACCTCAAGTACAAGGCGGCGCCGCTGCTGCTGGTGGTGCTGGCGAGCTGGCTGATCGCCCTGCCCGAGTACCTGCTGGCGGTGCCGGCCAACCGGCTCGGGCACTCCGTGTACTCGGCCGTCGAGCTGAAGACCCTCCAGGAGGTGATCACCCTGGTGGTGTTCATGGCGTTTTCGGTGCTGTACCTGGGCGAGGCGCTGCGCTGGAACCATGTGGCCGGGTTCGCGACCATCGCCTTCGGGGCCTGGCTGGTGTTTCGGGGGTGA